One Alphaproteobacteria bacterium genomic window, CCAGCGGCGCGCGGCCGGCGGTCAGCGCACGCAGGTCGTCGATGCCGTGGCAATGGTCGGCATGGGCATGGGTGAACAGCACCGCATCGAGCTGCGGCAGCCCGCCGACCGACAACGCCTGCTCGCGCAGGTCCGGCGACGCATCGACCAGGATGCGCGTGCCGCGCTCGGATCTGACCAGGATCGACGCGCGGCGGCGCCGGTTGCGCGGGTTGCGCGGGTTGCACGCACCCCAGTCGCCGGTGGCCAGCGGCACGCCGCTGGAGCCGCCGCAGCCGAGCACGGTGACGCGCATCAGCCGATTCCGGCGGCAGCCGCCGGTATCGCGCCGACGGCGCGGGGGAACAGGCGGAAAGTTGCGGGCGGTCTGGTCCATCAGGTCCTGCGGCGGCATGTCCTTCAGGCCGGCGACCACCTCCGCCGTGTGGCGGACGAAGGCCGGCTCGTTGCGCTTGCCGCGATGCGGCACGGGGGCAAGATAGTGCGTCCGTTTCCACCAAGAGTTGGTTAACGGGCACGCAGTCGCGCACGACTGCCCGCAGGTCCTCGGCGGTCCTGGAAGGTCGCGATCCCCGACATCGAGATCATGAAGCCGATCCTCAGCGCCGCCTCGGCCAGCGCGCGGCCGCTGCTGAAGCAGTGATCACGCCGGTCAGCGGGCGTTCGGCATGGTGTTCGGCCAGGATCTGCGCCGTGTCGTCGTCGGCGTCGCGGGTGTGCACCACCAGCGGCAGGCCGGTCGCCTGCGCCGCGCGGATGTGCGCGCGGAAGCAGTCGATCTGCGCCGCGCGCGGGCTGTGGTCGTAGAAATAGTCGAGTCCGGTCTCGCCGATCGCCACCACCTGCGGGTCCGCGGCCAGCGCCGTCAGCCGCTCGACGGTGGTTCGCCGCTCCTCCTCCGCCGCCTGTGCGGATGCACGCCCAGCGAACAGGCGACGTCGTCGTGCCGCGCCGCGATCGCACGCACCGTCTCGAAGGTGCGCAGCTTGGTGCCGATGGTCAGCATGCCGGTCACGCCGGCCGTGCGCGCCCGCGCGACCACGTCGTCGGCATCGTCGCCGAAATAGTCGAGGTGGCAGTGGCTGTCGATCAGCATCGGCGGGCCATTGCGCGCCTCCTCGGCGACATAGCGTGGAACACTGGGCGGGCGCCGGCAGCGCCGTGCCTCCGCCGCCAGCCACCGGCGGGGCCATAGGCGGTCAGGTCGCGGGCGCCCTCGCCCACGGCCAGCTGGTCGAGGATGCGGCCGGCCGAACCCGGCATCACCGGCTGGCAGAGGATCGCGATATGGCGGATCGCTCCGGCCACATACAGCACCGTCGCCATCCGGGCCGGGTCGGTCTTGCGCAGCGCCCACGGCGCCTGGCGTCGACGAAGCGGTTGGCCTCGCCGACCAGCTCGAACACCAGCTCCAGCGCGCGATGGAACACCGCGCCTCGAACGCGGCCCGCACCGTCGGAGCTGGCCGGTGGCGCAATGGCGCAGCAGGGCCGTCCTCCGCGCTCAGCGGCAGGTTACTGCGGCACCTGGCCGGCGCAGTTCTTGGCGATCATCGACAGGCACGCGCCACCAGGTGTTGCCGAGGTCGTTGGCGAGATCGCTGTTCATCCGGCCGATCATCGCCCGGCGCGAGAAGTCGCCGTCGTTGCCGAACGGCACCTCGCGCAACAGGAAATAGCGCACCGGGTCGAGTCGAACTCCTTGCCGACCAGCGCGACCGGGTCGATCACGTTGCCCAGCGACTTCGAGATCTTCTGGCCTTCGTTGGTCCACCAGCCATGGGCGAAGACGGCGGCGCGCGGCGGCTCGACGCCGGCCGGACATCGCAGAACGCCGGCCAATAGACCGTATGGAAACGAGAATGTCCTTTCCGACCAGTGCAGGTCACGGCCAGAACGTCTGATAGAGGCGCCGGATTGCCGGTCGGGGATAGCCGACCGCGGTGATGTAGTTGGTCAGCGCGTCGAGCCAGACATACATCACATGGGCGTCGCTCGCCGGCACCGGGGATGCCTCAGTCGAAGGTGGTGCGCGAGACCGACAGGTCCTTCAGTCCGCTCCTGACGAAGCTGATCACCTCGTTGCGGCGAGATCCTGGCGCGATGCAGTCCGGGTTGGCTCGTACCAGGCCAGCAGCCGGTCCTGCCAGGTCGACAGCCGGAAGAAATAGGTCGGCTCCTCGACCCACTCCACCTGGCGCCGCTCGGCCCGCGGCGCACGCCGTCGCCGCCGACGGTGGTCTCGGACTCGGCGTAGAACGCCTCGTCGCGCACGGCGTACCAGCCGGCATAGCTGTCCAGGTAGATGTCGCCGTTCGCCTGCAGCGCGTTCAGATCGCCTCGGCACGAGACCTGTGGTGCGGCCTGCGGTGCGGATGAAATCGTCGTTGCTGACGTCAAGCGTGGCCGCCAGCTCCCGGAAATTCCTGGAAACCCGGTCGGTGAATTCCTGTGCAATGCCGGCGGCGCGGGCCGACTTCTCGATCTTCTGGCCGTGCTCGTCGGTGCCGGTCAGGAACATCACCTGATAGCTGTCCAGCCGCTTAGCGGGCGAGCGCGTCGCAGGCCAGCGTCGCAGGCGTGGCCGATGTGCGGCACGTCGTTCACATAGGATCGCGTCGTCAGGTATCAGCGACGCGGCTCTGCGGCCATCTCGTGCTCCATCGATCGGCATCCGCGCGTCCGGTTATCCCCTGCGTTACCTGCTGCGCCGCTTCGGCGGCGTCGATCACCGCGAGAACCGCCTGTTTGCGGTCGAGATTCAGTGCGTTGGTCTCGGCGAACCAAGCGCGCGCCTTGTCCCACACCTCAAACCAGGGATCAAGCGCGCTGCCGCCGGCCAGCCTTGCGTTGACCTCGCCCTCGCGGGCCAGCGGCGGCGCCGCCTCGCCGGTGGCAGCGCCCCGCACCAGCCGGCCGATCCAGCCGGCGAACAGGCCGGTGAAGGCGGCGAACGGCGCCTCGTCGCCCGACGCGCCCGCCGCCTCGGCGAAGGCGATCGCCCGGCCGACGTCGTAGTCCGGCATCGCGCCCATCAGTTCGATGAAGTCGACATAGAGCGCCGCGGCGCCCTCGTCGAGCAGCGCCAGCGCCTGCCCAGGGCTGCCGTCGGCCAGCCGCACCGCCAGGCTGCACTCGTCGGCAGCCGCGTCCGGCGCATGTGCCGCGACCACGGCCCGGGTCTGCTCGTCGCTCAGCGGCGCCAGCGCCAGCTGGCGGCAGCGCGAGCGGATCGTCGGCAGCACGCGGCCGACCGCGTTGGCGATCAGGATCAGCAGCACCCGCGGCGGCGGCTCCTCCAACACCTTCAACAGGGCATTGGCCGAGCTGGCGTTGAGATCGTCGACCGCGTCGACCAGCACCACCCGCCAGCCGCCCTCGCCGGAGGTCAGGCGCAGGAACTGCACCGCCTTCTGCGCCATCTCCATCGGGATCACGCCGCGCCGCCGGTTGCGCTTCTCGTCCCATGGCCGCTCCAGCACCATCAGGTCGACATGGCCGCCGGATGCGACCCGGCGAAAGGTCGGGCTGTCCGGCGGCAGCGCAAGCGTCGTCGGCCCGTCGTCGAACAGGCCGGCGCCGGCCGGCTGCGCACCCTGGGCCAGCACGAAGCGGGCCAGCCGATAGCCCAGCGTCGCCTTGCCGATGCCCGGCCGGCCGCACAGCATCACGGCATGCGGCATGCGTCCGCCGTTCCACAGGTCCAGCAGCAGCGCCTCCGCCGCCGCGTGGCCGACCAGGTCGGCGGTCCCGCGCGGATGGTGTTCCGTGTGGATTTCGGTCATGGCTGCGGCCAGTGTCCCAGCTTGGCCCGGCCGCGTCTACGCGTGTCCGCCTGGCAGGCCCAGACGCTCCGCCACCACCGCGCGGATGCGCGCCGCGACCGTGTCGACGTCCGCGTCGGCGTCGACCATGACGCAGCGCTGCGGGTTCAGCGTGACGATGGTGGCGAATCCGTCGCGCACCCGCGCGTGGAAGGCGCGGTCCTTTCGCTCGAAGCGGGCCGGGGCCACGCCATCGCGCGACCGCGCCCGTGCCATGCCGACCTCGACCGGCAGGTCGAGCACGATGGTCAGGTCGGGTTCGAAGTCGCCCAGCACCAGCCAATAGAGCTCGGTGAGGCGGCCGAACGAAATGCCGCCCGCCGCGCCCTGATAGGCCACGGTGGAATCGGCGAAACGGTCGCACAGCACCCAGCGTCCGGCCGCAAGCGCCGGCCGCATCGTCCGCGCGACGTGATCGAAGCGGGCCGCGAAGAACAGCAGCGTCTCGCTCCACGGCAGCCACCGATCGGGCTCGCCTTCGACCAGCAGGCGGCGGATATCCTCGGCGCCGGGCGAGCCGCCGGGCTCGCGGGTCTGCAGCACCGGCTGGCCCTGGCTCTCGAGCCACTCGGCCAGGCGGCGCAGCTGGGTCGACTTGCCCGCGCCCTCCCCGCCCTCAAGGGTGATGAAACGGCCGCGCGCTGTCACGCGGCGCGCCCGACGCCCGATGCGCTCGCTGCGGGCCGGCCCGCGGCACTCATCCGAGCACGAAGTGGCTCAGCGTCGCCCAGATCTTGCCGAACACGCCGGCTTCCGCCACATCGGCGGCGGCATAGACCGGAAACACGCGCTGCTCGATCCCCGGCGCGGTCACCACCAGGCGCGCGACCTCGTCGCCGCGCCGGATCGGCGCCGGCACCGGGCCGTCATAGACCACGGCGACCCGCATCTCGTCGCGCTGCGCCTGCGGGATGGTCACCCGGATCGGGTCGGTGACCATCAGCGGCACGGTCTCGCGCTCGCCCAGCCAGACCTCGGCATTCTCGACGCTCTCGCCCGGCTCGAACAGGTCGACCACCTCGAACTCGCGGAACCCCCATTCCAGCAGCCGCTCGGCCTCGTCGGACCGGGCCTGCTGGCTTTCCATGCCGTTGATCACCAGCAGCAGCCGCCTGCCGTCACGCTCCACCGAGCCGACCAGCCCGTAGCCGGCCTCCTCGGTGTGGCCGGTCTTCAGCCCGTCGGCGCCCATGTTGCGATACAGCAGCGGATTGCGATTCTGCTGGGTGATGTCGTTGTAGCGGAACTCGCGCTCGGCGAAGATCGGGTAGTAGTCCGGGAAGGTCTGGATGATGTGGCTGGCCAGGATCGCCAGATCGCGCGCCGTCATCAGGTGCTGCGGATCCGGCCAGCCGGTGGAGTTGCGGAAGGTGCTGCGGGTCAGTCCGATCTCGTGCGCCTCGGTGTTCATCGCCTCGGCGAAGGCGGCCTCGCTGCCGGCGATCGCCTCGGCTGCGACGATGCAGGCATCGTTGCCCGACTGGACGATGATTCCGCGCAGCAGGTCCTCGACCCGCACCCGCTGGCCGATCTCCAGGAACATCGACGAGCCGCCGCGGCGCCACGCATTCTCCGTCACCGTCATCTCGTCGTCCATGTGCAGCCGGCCGTCGGCCAAGCGCGAGAAGATCATGTGAACGGTCATCAGCTTGCTCATCGAGGCCGGCGGCATCAGTTCGTCCGCATTGGTCTCGGTCAGTACGGTGCCGGTGGTGAGGTCGACGAGGATCGCCTCGCGCGCCGTGGTCACCATCTCGATGGCGCCGGCCGGGCGCAGGACGACGGCCGCAACGGCCAGCGCGACCGCAGCGGCCAGGGCTCGCATCGACTTCGCGGTCTGCATCGTCAGCATCCTCCCAGATCGGGCACCGGCCGCCGCGGCCGGCGCGCCTAGTCCGCGGCGGGCGCGGCCGAAGCCGACTGGCCCGGCGGAACCGACAACAGCTCGACACGGACCTGGGCCAGTCCGGCCGGCTTGAAGCCGAGCATCTCGGCCGCACGCTCCGACACGTCGATGATCCGGCCTTCGCTCAGCACACCGCGGTCGGTGATCCGCAGCGTCACTTGGCGGCCGTTGCCGAGGTTGGTCACCCGCACGATGGAATCGAACGGGAAGCCGTTGTGCGCCGCGGTCATGCCGTAGCGGTCGAAGATCTCGCCGCTCGCGGTGCGGCGTCCGTGCGCGCCGCGGCCGTACCAGGACGCCACGCCCTGCTCCACCTCCAGCACCGCGCCGCCCTGCAGGGCGGCCGGCGCCAGCGCGGAATCGCCGGAAAGGGTCGGATCGGCGCTGCCGCTGCTGCTTTCCTGCACCGCGCGCGCCGTCTCCACGAGCAGCTTCGATGTCGAGCAGCCGGCAACCAGCGCCGCCGCTGCGACCAGGGCGCCCACGCGCGCGCCGATGCGCCGGACAGTCATCCGCCCTGCCCCGCTCAACCGCCCGGCGCGCCGAGCGGCTGGCTCTGCACCGGCACCACCGGGGTGGCCGGCGGCGGCCCGGGCTCGCCATTGTCGACCACGGGCTGCGGCGCCGGCGGCTTGGTACAGCCGGCCGCGGCCGCAGCAAGGCAGACCGCCAGGGCCGCCGCCCAGCCCCCGGAGACAATGCCCATCCGCTCCTCCACTATGCATGCGCTGCCGAAGCCGGCGCGATTCGCTGCTGGCCGAAGTCTAAGCCCGCGGGACGCCGGGCAGCAAATTACAGCGTCCGCCGGACACGTCCGCACATGGGAGGGCGCAATGACGGATGCGCAGAACGACAGCGCCGGGGTGGTCGCCGTGACCGGGGCCGCCGGCGGCATCGGCGGCGCGCTGGCGGCCGGATTCGCCGCCGCCGGCTGGCGGGCGCTGGCGATCGACCGGACCGCACCCGCAGCCGTTCCGCCGGGGGTGACGCCGGTCGCGCTCGACGTGACCGATACGGCTGCGGTCGCCGCCTGGGGCGACGGCCTCGGCCGGCTCGACGCCCTGGTCAACGCCGCCGGGGTGATCCGCCGCAACGACGAGTTCGATCCGGCGGTGTTCGCCCAGGTGGTCGACATCAACCTGAACGGCGCCATGCGCATGTGCATGGCGGCACGGCCGGCGCTGGCCGCGTCGCGCCGCGGCGCCGTCATCAACATCGCCTCGATGCTCAGCTACTTCGGCGGGCCGCTGGTGCCGGCCTACACCGCGTCGAAGAGCGGCATCGCCGGCCTGACCCGCGCGCTTGCGGTCGCCTGGGCGGCGGACGGCATCCGGGTCAACGCCGTGGCGCCCGGCTGGATCGCCACGGCGATGACCGCGCCGCTGCGGGCGGACGACGCGCGCAGTCGCGGCATCCTCGACCGCACGCCGATGCGCCGCTGGGGCAGGCCCGAGGATCTGGTCGGGCCGTGCCTGTTCCTGGCGAGCGATGCCGCCGCCTTCGTCACCGGGACATTGTTGCCCGTCGACGGCGGCTATGCCGCCATGTGAGGATCGCGGGCGACCCACAGACGCAAGCACAGGAGCCGCGCCATGCCGCCGCTGAACGAAGCCGCCATCGGCGATGCGATGATGCCCTACCAGCTGCCGATGCCGGCGGAATCGGTGCCGGAGATCGTGGTTCCGGGGGCGATCCCCACCGACGAGCGGATCTGGGTGCCGCAGGCGGAATCGGTCTCGTTCCGGCCGCTGTGCCTCAACGTCACCCAGGGCTACTGGGTCAACCTGCTGCGGGTGCGCAAGGCCGGCGTGCTCAGCCGCCACCGCCATCCCAACCCGGTGCACGGCTTCGTGCTGCGCGGCAGCTGGTACTATCTGGAACACGACTGGAAGGCGGAGGAAGGCGGTTATGTCTACGAGCCGCCGGGCGAGACCCACACGCTGGTGGTCCCGCCCGACGTGCCCGAGATGATCACGCTGTTCCAGGTCAACGGCGTGATGTTCTATGTCGATCCTTGGGGAAAGCCAGTGGGTTACGAGGATGTCTTCACCAAGATCGACATGTGTCGCAAGCACTATGAGGCGATCGGCCTGGGGCGGGACTATGTCGACCAGTTCATCCGGTGAAGACGCCGCGCCGCCTTACCGCGCCGCCTGCACCCGCAGGAACGCGATGATGTCGTCGCGGTCGGCGGCGACCGAGACGGCGAACGGCATCAGCGCACCGGGCAGATAGGCGAACGGTCCGGCGAGCCAGCCGTCGAGCGTCGCATCGTCCCAGACCAGCCCGGAACCGCGCAGCGCGGCGGAGTAGCCGTAGCCGTCGACGCTGCCGGCGGGCCGGCCGTAGACGCCGCCGAGACGCGGGCCGACCCGGTCGGTATCGAGCGAATGGCAGGCGCCGCAGCGGCTGGTGAACAGGCTCTCGCCTCTTGCCGGATCGGCGGCCGTGGCCGCGCGTCCCGCGAACAGCGGCAACAGCAGCAGCGCCACCGTTGCCAGACGGCACAATGTCTTCATCGCAAGTCTCCGGAATGCGGCCGGCCGGACCCGCGAGGCCCGGCCGGCCGAAGTGGCGGGATCAGGCGCCGAAGGCGAAGGCGCCGGTGGGCAAGGCGTCGCCCACCGCCGTCGTCAGGACGGTCCAGTGCATGGTCTCGTCGGCGACAAGCTGCGCCACCAGCCGGGCATGGTCCTTGTCCGCCAGCGTTGCGAGGGTGCCGACATAGGCGTTGACGGCAGCCCCTTCCAGCTGCGCCGCCAGCTTGAGGATGTCGAGCTCGCTGGTCAGCGCGGCGGCGCCGATGTCCACCGCATAGTCCTCGATCGACTTGGCCTCGACCGGCTCGGCGCCGATCGCGCGGATCACCGCGATCAACTCGTCGCGATGGCCGATGTGGTGGCCCTGGAACAGCCGGGCCACCGGCAGCACGCCGGCGGAAAGCAGGCCGCTGCCGGCGGCGATCTCGTAGGCGGCGATCGCCTCGTGGTCGAGGCCGAGAATGGCGTTCAGCGCGATCGCGTCCGCCTCGGTCGGCCCGGCAGCGGCACGGGTCGGACGCGCGCCGCCGGCAAGCAGAGCCAGCGCGGCGGTGCTGAGCGCGACCTGGCCGGCACCGCGCAGCAGGCCGCGGCGCGGGACCGAGAGCTGTTCGCTTCGGGTGTCGTTCATGGCGTTGTTTCCCCTTCTGGCCGGGCCGTCTCAGGCGGCGCGGGCCGCGGCCGACAGCACCACCGGAAAGTCGATGTCGGTGCCGACGGCGTGGTTGAAGTAGTTGGTGAACAGGTTGAGCGCGACGTGGGCGATCAGCTCCACGATCTCGGCCTCGCCGTAGCCGGCCAGCCGGATGGCGGCGATGTCGCCGTCGCTGGCGTGGCCGCGCTCGCGCACCAGCTTGCGGGCGAAGCCGAGGGCCGCCGCGACCTTCGGGTCGCTGGCGTCGCCGTGCAGATTGCGGCGGATCTCGTCGTCGGCCAGCTTCAGCTTGCGGCCGATGGCGCTGTGCGCCGACGCGCAGTAGTCGCAGCCGTTGGCGCCGGCCACGGCGAGCGCGATCTGCTCGCGGAACGCCGGCGCGAACGTGCCGCCGGCCAGCGCGGTGGCGAAGCCGAGATAGCCCTCCAGCGCGGCGGGCGAATGGCCCATGGTGCGCAGGATGTTGGGCACGCCGCCGAGCTGGCGGCCGATGGCGGCGAACAGCTCCAGCGTCTTGCCCTGGGCGGCATCGGGCTGGATTGCGGGGATGCGGGGCATCGGTCTGGTCCTTTCCTTGGTCGGCGCGACGGTGCGCCCGACGCAGGTGGAAAGGACCGGACGCCCGATCAATCCGGCGCGGGGAAAACGGGCCGTTCGGTCAAGCCATCGGGTCGATCGGTCAAGTTTCGGCGACCGACGCCTGGCGCAGCGCCCGCGGCGACTGGCCATAGCGGGCGGCGAAGGCGCGGGTGAAGCCGGCGGCCGAGGCGAAGCCGGTCTTGGCGGCGACCACCTGGATCGGGTCGCGGGTGCGCGCGACCAGCGCATGGGCGCTGCAGCCGCCAGTCGGCCAGGTAGCGCATCGGCGCCACGCCGACGATCGTGCTGAAATAGGCGGCGAACCGGCTGCGCGACATCGCCACCGCGCTGGCCAGCGACGCCAGGGTCCAGTCGCGCTCCGGCGCGCCGTGGATCAGCGCCAGCGCGCGGCCGATCCGCGGATCGGCCATCGCACCCAGCACGCGGTCCAGGTCCTCGTGGTCCTGGGCCGCCGCCCGCACGGATTCGATGAACAGCACCTCCGATAGCCGGATCAGCGAGCCGCGCGCGCCCGGCTCGTCCTGGGAGCCGGCCTTGGCCACCAGGCCCAGCACGCCGTCCAGCAGCGGATGGCGCGCCCGCGCCGGCGCCGACACCCGCAGCAGCGTCGGCAGTGCGCGCAGCAACGGATGATCGACCCCCTCGTCATAGGTGAAGTGGCCGCAGATCAGATGGGTCTCCTCGTTCGCGCCGGCCTGCGCCGCGCCCCAGACCAGCGGGCCGGCGCCGTCGAAGCCGCTCTCGGCCACCACCCGGTCCAGCGCCACCGGCTCGCGCCCGGCCCGGTCGGCGATCACATGGGCGGCGCCGCGCGGCACCAGCACCAGCTCGCCCATGCCGAGGTCGGCGCCCGCCGCGCCGTCGCTGGCCACGTGGCAGCGCCCCTGCACCACCAGGTGGAAGCGGATCGCCTGGCGATAGGGCGGCACCGCGATCGCATAGGGCGCGGTGAAGCGCGTGCGGAAATAGAGCGTCGCCCGCAGCTCGATGGTGTCGAGGATGTCGTTCAGCACGTCCATGGCCGGCCCGTCCGCTGGTTGGACCGGCATTCTTGCACCAGGCTGCCCGCTCACGGCCACTCACGAGCGCGACAGCCGCGGCGCGGCGCTACTCCGCGAACCAGGCGTCGGCGGCCTCGTCGAGGATCGCGTCCTCGCTCAGCTGGTTGCCGTTGGTCAGGAACACGAACACCGTCCCGTCGGCCGGGTAATAGCGCAAGTCGGCCTCGAAGCCGTCATAGCCGCCGGAATGGCCGTACCAGGCGCCCCAGCCGTCGGTCTCGATACCCATGCCGTAGCCGTAGGTCGGCTCTGCCGCGGTGCCGGCGGTCATCGCGGCGACCAGCTGCGGCGGCAGCAGCCGGCCGTCGCGGAACAGCGCGAAGGCGAAGCGCTCCAGGTCGGCCGCGGTCGTCACCATCGGACCGTCGCCGAGTTCGCTCGCCCACGACTGCGCGCTGACGTCCTCGCCGTCCATATAGCCGCGGGCCAGCGGCACGCCGCGCGGCGCGCCGACCGTGCTGGCGGTCATGCCCGCCGGCCCGAACACCTTGGCCTGCAGCGCCGCATCCAGCGAGCCGGCCAGCCGTTCCAGCACATGGCCGAGAATGACGTAGTTGGTGTTGCAATATTCGAAGGTCGCGCCCGGCGCGGCATAGGCCGGCTGGTCGTAGGCGAAGGCGATCGCCTCGGCCGCGCTCCAGTGGCGCTCCGGCTCGTCGTAACTGGCGTCGAGGAACGGATCGTCGAGATAGTCGACCAGCCCGGAGGTGTGGCTCAGCAGCTGCGCCACCGTGACCCGCTCGACGTTGTCCAGTCGCGCGATGCCGGGGATGTCGTCGACATAGGGCAGCACCGGCGCATCGAGCGCCAGCGCGCCGTCGGCGACATAGGCCAGGATCGCGGTCGCCACTACCATCTTGCCGACCGACGCGACGTAGAACCGGGTGTCGGGCGTCACCGCGGTGCGGCCCCGCAGTTCGGCCAGACCGGACACCACCACCGCGTCGCCGTCGTCCG contains:
- a CDS encoding AraC family transcriptional regulator, coding for MDVLNDILDTIELRATLYFRTRFTAPYAIAVPPYRQAIRFHLVVQGRCHVASDGAAGADLGMGELVLVPRGAAHVIADRAGREPVALDRVVAESGFDGAGPLVWGAAQAGANEETHLICGHFTYDEGVDHPLLRALPTLLRVSAPARARHPLLDGVLGLVAKAGSQDEPGARGSLIRLSEVLFIESVRAAAQDHEDLDRVLGAMADPRIGRALALIHGAPERDWTLASLASAVAMSRSRFAAYFSTIVGVAPMRYLADWRLQRPCAGRAHPRPDPGGRRQDRLRLGRRLHPRLRRPLWPVAAGAAPGVGRRNLTDRPDGLTERPVFPAPD
- a CDS encoding 2,4'-dihydroxyacetophenone dioxygenase family protein, producing MPPLNEAAIGDAMMPYQLPMPAESVPEIVVPGAIPTDERIWVPQAESVSFRPLCLNVTQGYWVNLLRVRKAGVLSRHRHPNPVHGFVLRGSWYYLEHDWKAEEGGYVYEPPGETHTLVVPPDVPEMITLFQVNGVMFYVDPWGKPVGYEDVFTKIDMCRKHYEAIGLGRDYVDQFIR
- a CDS encoding SDR family oxidoreductase, with translation MTDAQNDSAGVVAVTGAAGGIGGALAAGFAAAGWRALAIDRTAPAAVPPGVTPVALDVTDTAAVAAWGDGLGRLDALVNAAGVIRRNDEFDPAVFAQVVDINLNGAMRMCMAARPALAASRRGAVINIASMLSYFGGPLVPAYTASKSGIAGLTRALAVAWAADGIRVNAVAPGWIATAMTAPLRADDARSRGILDRTPMRRWGRPEDLVGPCLFLASDAAAFVTGTLLPVDGGYAAM
- a CDS encoding TatD family hydrolase, yielding MFAGRASAQAAEEERRTTVERLTALAADPQVVAIGETGLDYFYDHSPRAAQIDCFRAHIRAAQATGLPLVVHTRDADDDTAQILAEHHAERPLTGVITASAAAARWPRRR
- a CDS encoding D-alanyl-D-alanine carboxypeptidase family protein, giving the protein MQTAKSMRALAAAVALAVAAVVLRPAGAIEMVTTAREAILVDLTTGTVLTETNADELMPPASMSKLMTVHMIFSRLADGRLHMDDEMTVTENAWRRGGSSMFLEIGQRVRVEDLLRGIIVQSGNDACIVAAEAIAGSEAAFAEAMNTEAHEIGLTRSTFRNSTGWPDPQHLMTARDLAILASHIIQTFPDYYPIFAEREFRYNDITQQNRNPLLYRNMGADGLKTGHTEEAGYGLVGSVERDGRRLLLVINGMESQQARSDEAERLLEWGFREFEVVDLFEPGESVENAEVWLGERETVPLMVTDPIRVTIPQAQRDEMRVAVVYDGPVPAPIRRGDEVARLVVTAPGIEQRVFPVYAAADVAEAGVFGKIWATLSHFVLG
- a CDS encoding c-type cytochrome translates to MKTLCRLATVALLLLPLFAGRAATAADPARGESLFTSRCGACHSLDTDRVGPRLGGVYGRPAGSVDGYGYSAALRGSGLVWDDATLDGWLAGPFAYLPGALMPFAVSVAADRDDIIAFLRVQAAR
- a CDS encoding carboxymuconolactone decarboxylase family protein; this encodes MPRIPAIQPDAAQGKTLELFAAIGRQLGGVPNILRTMGHSPAALEGYLGFATALAGGTFAPAFREQIALAVAGANGCDYCASAHSAIGRKLKLADDEIRRNLHGDASDPKVAAALGFARKLVRERGHASDGDIAAIRLAGYGEAEIVELIAHVALNLFTNYFNHAVGTDIDFPVVLSAAARAA
- a CDS encoding ferritin-like domain-containing protein, translating into MNDTRSEQLSVPRRGLLRGAGQVALSTAALALLAGGARPTRAAAGPTEADAIALNAILGLDHEAIAAYEIAAGSGLLSAGVLPVARLFQGHHIGHRDELIAVIRAIGAEPVEAKSIEDYAVDIGAAALTSELDILKLAAQLEGAAVNAYVGTLATLADKDHARLVAQLVADETMHWTVLTTAVGDALPTGAFAFGA
- a CDS encoding TatD family hydrolase, with translation MLIDSHCHLDYFGDDADDVVARARTAGVTGMLTIGTKLRTFETVRAIAARHDDVACSLGVHPHRRRRRSGEPPSSG
- a CDS encoding septal ring lytic transglycosylase RlpA family protein, encoding MTVRRIGARVGALVAAAALVAGCSTSKLLVETARAVQESSSGSADPTLSGDSALAPAALQGGAVLEVEQGVASWYGRGAHGRRTASGEIFDRYGMTAAHNGFPFDSIVRVTNLGNGRQVTLRITDRGVLSEGRIIDVSERAAEMLGFKPAGLAQVRVELLSVPPGQSASAAPAAD
- a CDS encoding serine hydrolase domain-containing protein; the protein is MGDFLRNVAVLGLAGALAGTGPVRADDAALQAVLDDFLAEEALDGGVLLVGSDDGDAVVVSGLAELRGRTAVTPDTRFYVASVGKMVVATAILAYVADGALALDAPVLPYVDDIPGIARLDNVERVTVAQLLSHTSGLVDYLDDPFLDASYDEPERHWSAAEAIAFAYDQPAYAAPGATFEYCNTNYVILGHVLERLAGSLDAALQAKVFGPAGMTASTVGAPRGVPLARGYMDGEDVSAQSWASELGDGPMVTTAADLERFAFALFRDGRLLPPQLVAAMTAGTAAEPTYGYGMGIETDGWGAWYGHSGGYDGFEADLRYYPADGTVFVFLTNGNQLSEDAILDEAADAWFAE
- the tmk gene encoding dTMP kinase, translated to MTARGRFITLEGGEGAGKSTQLRRLAEWLESQGQPVLQTREPGGSPGAEDIRRLLVEGEPDRWLPWSETLLFFAARFDHVARTMRPALAAGRWVLCDRFADSTVAYQGAAGGISFGRLTELYWLVLGDFEPDLTIVLDLPVEVGMARARSRDGVAPARFERKDRAFHARVRDGFATIVTLNPQRCVMVDADADVDTVAARIRAVVAERLGLPGGHA
- a CDS encoding DNA polymerase III subunit delta', with amino-acid sequence MTEIHTEHHPRGTADLVGHAAAEALLLDLWNGGRMPHAVMLCGRPGIGKATLGYRLARFVLAQGAQPAGAGLFDDGPTTLALPPDSPTFRRVASGGHVDLMVLERPWDEKRNRRRGVIPMEMAQKAVQFLRLTSGEGGWRVVLVDAVDDLNASSANALLKVLEEPPPRVLLILIANAVGRVLPTIRSRCRQLALAPLSDEQTRAVVAAHAPDAAADECSLAVRLADGSPGQALALLDEGAAALYVDFIELMGAMPDYDVGRAIAFAEAAGASGDEAPFAAFTGLFAGWIGRLVRGAATGEAAPPLAREGEVNARLAGGSALDPWFEVWDKARAWFAETNALNLDRKQAVLAVIDAAEAAQQVTQGITGRADADRWSTRWPQSRVADT